Proteins from a genomic interval of Arachis hypogaea cultivar Tifrunner chromosome 10, arahy.Tifrunner.gnm2.J5K5, whole genome shotgun sequence:
- the LOC112714996 gene encoding uncharacterized protein, producing the protein MACRFMLRSALLVEPYQLEHLRGFNSKNRGTLRFRTVRAQRFHRGRTLCCSHNETSSSSSQDDQGPPQEAVLKAISEVSKTEGRVGQTTNMVIGGTVTDDSTNEWLTLDQKVNSYPTVRGFTAIGTGGEDFVQSMVVAVESVIQQPIPEGRVKQKLSARGKYVSVNIGPIQVVSSEQVQAVYNAMRRDDRMKYFL; encoded by the exons ATGGCGTGCAGGTTTATGCTTCGTTCAGCTTTACTTGTGGAACCTTACCAATTGGAACATCTTCGTGGTTTCAATTCCAAGAACAGAGGAACTTTGCGATTCAGAACCGTTAGGGCTCAACGGTTTCACAGAGGAAGAACTCTTTGTTGCTCTCACAACGAAACGTCGTCGTCTTCGTCTCAGGACGATCAGGGTCCGCCTCAAGAAGCTGTTCTAAAAGCCATTTCAG AGGTGTCGAAGACAGAAGGGAGGGTTGGTCAAACTACGAACATGGTTATTGGAGGCACTGTGACTGATGATTCTACGAATGAGTGGCTCACTTTGGACCAGAAG GTGAACTCGTACCCAACTGTTCGAGGATTTACTGCAATAGGAACCGGAGGGGAGGACTTCGTGCAATCAATGGTTGTTGCCGTGGAATCTGTAATCCAACAGCCCATTCCTGAG GGACGAGTGAAGCAGAAGTTATCTGCTAGGGGCAAATATGTATCCGTAAATATTGGGCCTATCCAAGTTGTTTCTAGTGAACAG GTCCAAGCTGTATATAATGCCATGAGGAGAGATGAcagaatgaaatattttttataa